Proteins from one Microbulbifer pacificus genomic window:
- a CDS encoding DUF3954 domain-containing protein yields MDTSKVEINLREDAVYIVCNGELKAIKPPYHGDVVIKMVQGKAKKYDTRESHQI; encoded by the coding sequence ATGGATACGAGCAAAGTAGAAATCAATCTGAGGGAAGATGCTGTATACATTGTCTGTAATGGAGAATTAAAGGCAATAAAACCACCATATCACGGTGATGTAGTTATAAAAATGGTGCAAGGTAAGGCAAAGAAGTATGACACAAGAGAAAGTCATCAAATATAG